One window of Athalia rosae chromosome 4, iyAthRosa1.1, whole genome shotgun sequence genomic DNA carries:
- the LOC105690009 gene encoding dnaJ homolog subfamily C member 1, with translation MRVSLVILTILKFLDICTFTYAWDNEELEVFDVVEEVNQNFYALLGVPQDANSTDIRKAFRRLSLVLHPDKNSAPDAEEKFRNLVAVYDVLRDPGKRERYNNVLINGLPNWRSAVYYYRHVRKMGLLEMSIILFIVITIGQYIVGWAAYFEKRYTYEQVLGSKLQKMQKKNRKGKMDVPDLADILEKIPTPSIWNTLPFQLPRWTFLSIVGIPSGIRAIREILAERKRRKKEEEELALAQENEEPEPEPVPRGPRRRRAGFTPQERSGNNYSEPISNYRKENHHTNHVAEKPKPTGGGLWTDDDISELIKLVKKFPGGTTDRWEKIAEAMNRTVAEVTHMAKKVKDEGLKPGQVAEEAPAEEPPKKMKTRAEIVDTVSEWSQEQQRALEAALSKYPKGMSQDRWEKISASVEGKSKEECQVRYRQLVELIKKKQQQ, from the exons atgagGGTGTCGTTAGTTATCTTGactatattgaaatttttggacATATGCACGTTTACGTACGCATGGGACAACGAGGAATTAGAAGTTTTCGACGTCGTAGAAGAAGTTAATCAAAACTTTTACGCGCTTCTGGGTGTTCCTCAG GATGCAAATTCTACAGACATCAGAAAAGCCTTCAGGCGATTGTCTCTTGTACTACATCCTGATAAAAACAGTGCGCCAGAtgctgaagaaaaattcagaaat CTAGTTGCTGTGTACGATGTCTTGCGGGATCCTGGTAAACGAGAACGTTATAACAATGTTCTCATCAATGGTCTACCTAACTGGCGGTCTGCTGTATATTACTATCGACATGTACGAAAAATGGGACTCCTGGAAATGAGTATAATCCTATTTATTGTCATTACAATTGGCCAGTATATCGTTGGATGGGCAgcatactttgaaaaaagatatacctat GAACAAGTGTTAGGAAGTAAGCTGCAAAAAATGCagaagaagaatagaaaaggtAAAATGGATGTGCCAGACTTAGCAGATATACTAGAAAAAATTCCCACTCCAAGCATTTGGAATACACTGCCATTCCAATTACCTCGATGGACCTTCCTATCTATAGTGGGTATTCCATCTGGGATACGAGCTATTAGAGAAATTTTAGCAGAGAGGAAAcgcagaaagaaagaagaagaagaactcgCTTT ggcacaagaaaacgaagaacctGAACCAGAGCCAGTGCCTCGTGGTCCAAGACGCCGCCGAGCTGGGTTTACACCACAAGAACGTAGTGGAAATAATTATAGCGaaccaatttcaaattatagaaaagaaaatcaccaCACAAATCATGTGGCCGAAAAGCCTAAACCTACAGGGGGAGGGCTTTGGACTGACGACGATATTTCGGAATTGATAAAGCTTGTGAAGAAATTTCCTGGAGGTACAACAGaccgatgggaaaaaattgcagaagcTATGAATCGAACTGTAGCCGAAGTTACGCACATGGCCAAGAAA GTGAAAGACGAGGGTTTAAAGCCAGGTCAAGTTGCCGAAGAAGCTCCTGCAGAAGAACCACCAAAGAAGATGAAGACTCGAGCTGAAATAGTAGACACAGTGAGTGAATGGAGCCAAGAACAACAGAGAGCCCTCGAAGCTGCATTAAGCAAATATCCGAAAGGAATGTCACAAGATAGATGGGAGAAGATATCTGCTTCCGTGGAAGGCAAATCTAag GAAGAGTGCCAAGTACGCTATCGTCAGTTGGTAGAGCTCATCAAGAAGAAACAACAGCAGTAA